DNA from Manduca sexta isolate Smith_Timp_Sample1 chromosome 6, JHU_Msex_v1.0, whole genome shotgun sequence:
TTCACAATATTTAACTACAAGTCGTTGCCTGTGGCTCTGTCCAcgtaaaaaagtttaatattatacgtaaatatttatcattctcGGGGGTTTGGCtagcatgaaaatattttttcgggataaatattttcccgggcaAAAAGTAGCCTgcagcactcaggagtaatgaaggttccaatttgaaaaaaaaaaattaaaaatcggtttagtagttactGAAAtaagtgcgttcaaacaaataaatttttttttagaattgatTGTGTCTTCCTGccacttttaattaaatcaacttCGGGAACTATTGTGGGTTCGTGTAATGTTATGATAATTACATTGTTTCTATAAGAGCCTGTGATGCCATTCAAtgagttaattaattattcataaattaattgatttcatCACGCTCCGTCTTTGATATTTTAGTTTGGCACTTTATTAAACGACAtcaaaaaaggaggaagttattaattcgacgtgtatttttttaatcatctaTTCGTTGAAGTACCTTACGTTTTTGGGAACAATGAAAGTATCAATTGACTAAATtctaccaaataaaaaaaattcaccaAAAGGCGAGAATCGACTCACATAAATCCATTAAGATCCTCTAATTCCGAACAGCCGGCATTACACGGCGAGAAGAAGGTAGTCGACGAATCCAACCCGCACACCGGGCTGAAGCCGTAACGCTCTGAGCTGcatctgaataaaaataattgctttttattgtatGAAGAGTTAccgttagcctgatggtaagcgatacgaccgcccataaacagtagaaacaccatccaacagtttcaattacaaagtatggtttggTGTTctaccgcgctcgccatcctgtgacatAATTTTGTCAAATAGTAgattaatcatctctcttcagtcgaaACACTCtatactccacttaccattaggttcAGTGtcccattaataaaaaaacaaaatctttgtcTAAGCATAGCTATTTATTTCGGTTCCCTCAAAATGTTTAAGAAGCTTACCCGCATTGCGCACTACATGCAGGTTGGATATACCCCGACTGCTCAAATCCTTCGATTTCCGCGACATCACAGCTCAAAGCAGCCAACACGATGAAGAATACCGCGACAAAGATACAGACGACGCCGCCCACGCGAGACGCCGTGTTGGCCTTAACACCGTCCCTGCGCCACACCGAGAATCGGACTCGGAatatctagaaaaaaatatttgttgaaatgatgtgtttgtaaaaaacaaaacacaatcgCACGTTTATCCTCGAAGCAGGGTGCAACCAGGgcttttcgcctgtgtgtttGGTGCTATGGTGTGATGGAGGCTtttgggtacaaattccagactgcgcCTTGATACTAAGCATAGAAACCCAAACTTCACTGCCttactcgggattcgaaccgagCACCTCGCTGTCGTATCCTGCACTCAATACAAATAAACCACCGAATCAGGCAGGGAATATAACTAGAATTTCCAAAGATATCACATTTTTCGAAGTTCACCCAAAAAGTATTGCTATTgcgatttattagaaaaaaagtGATTCTTACCATAATAAAGAAGATGATAACAAAAGAACGGAACACATCAGTCAAAGTTCTTGATGTTCTTGGATCCTGTCGTATTCCTTCTATATTGAATCTCGCCTGGATTGAAGAGAAGTAGTAGGTTTAATACTAGACATAATATAAGACATAATGCATAATTAGGATGCATGATTTTCCTTTCTGATGCAGTAATGGCACATGAGGGCTGTTAATGATGGATTTTGAGGCAGATTCCCAGGTcagagaatatttttattacacgaTTTGCTTAGAATTTTATATGAGAAATTTGTCCTGGGCAGTCTGCCATAAAATCAGACAAatcgctttttttttaattgttattgctttgaatgatgagacgaaaTTGctattcacctgatggtaaacgatacgaccgcccataaacaatagcaacaccatccaccactttcaattacaaagtattgtttggtattccactacgctcgccattccgagacatgagatgttaagtctcattatgtccaatagttacactgactacaatgtccttcaaaccggaaaacaacagtggctacacattgcttggcggcaggaatagacattgcgtcgGTACCTACCCAGTCAGACTTACATATAAGAAACCTACCAGTAAATTGAATACTGTGAACTGAGAATGTTGTTTTGCATCAACCCCACATATGAACAAGGGAATGAAGAACAACGTACCTGTACATACGCCACGTCGTAGTTGACAAAGCATAGAACCGATATAGTCAGACAGGCGAGGGCGCCGGTCTGAAGTATTATCGCTTTGTTGCGCGCCACACGACCCAGGGAAGGTAGGAAGTCTAGAAAATAGATAACATCATACACTgactaacaataacaatattgaatttataaacgtaaatattaataacaagcGAAATTACGGCCGCCAGTGATTTCTGTCGGATAATAGCTATCATATGATAAGTCGTTTTTCGGATTGATTATAGCACTCTAAGCGGAAATTCATTCCATTATTTTCCTAATTTTCCTCGTGAACTTAAACCTAGAAATCATTTTTACGAACTACAgctaatgttgaaataaaaaccgCCCaagtttatgtaatataaataaatacactctATTTGAACCTtgctccatttaccatcaggtgcagagatcTCATTATACAttcgcgtataaaaaaaaaaatattttctttaatctaaatcaaaacagaaaataaaagagCAAAACTGTCTTATCTTACCAGTATCAACCAGTATTTCCTCATCCTCCCACTGTGGCATCCTCTTCGGGAAGAGAGTGAAGAGTACCGCAAACATGAAGGTGAGCATGCATATCGACAAGTGTGCCTCCCACCAGTCGTCGCTTGTAGAGCTGGCTCGCAGCCAATTCGTGCCGCTTAGACCAAGCGACAGTCTGATGGAGATAAGGATACctggaatattaataaaaattggaGATCTACTGTCAAGATGCTGTAAATATAGAAGTACCAACAGTGCCCCGTCACGCATGGGCACAGAAATTATCAGACCATAAGTAAGCTGACAACCTTCTGCCATAAATAGTTATGAataacataggctacttttaatttCATGGACAGTACAAACTAGGCCTTTTATTCTGGAAATGAATTTCCATGATGATATCCAAAGCTaattttaacttataatttcatttacatcTTATTACCATAGAAATATGGTCCATTATGCGGTTCGTGGTCGTCCAGATAGGTGAATCCGTGCGCGAATATGCTGATCTGCGTGAGGGCGCAGAGGATGAAGGTGAGGATGAGGGTTGAGGTGCGAGCTGGCGCATTATCGTCTATGCCGATAACCGACGGCGGACGGGACCCTGATATTGTATCGCCGCCGCATAGCTCTGGAAAAAGATTAGAACCTCTGGTAAAAGGTTAGTTAAATTGAATGGATTGAAGattgtttgaattttaactcgttatatcaataaaaattatatgatatggggcgagcctatcgctttatcgggcgcaaattcagactcagggctgatactgagtagaaaacccaatatcgatTCGAAACCCGAGACTTTAGTACTGcggtaccgtaatacaactacgccaccgagacagtcaaggGCTAATGCAgatagtattaattttattaccatttcgGAGCAtggattagagtgtgacttttgtatttggtcagctTATATATTTTGTGACTGGTAGAATTTACTCAGAGGCTGTAAAGCAGGTTTTTAGAGTCGTTAAATTCATAGAAAAGAAATGTGCAACTAGTGGTAGAATGTTATTTAGCATTTTATATTCTCTGATCCCTACAAAGTCTGAGCGGTAATAATTCTAGGATCAACTGCATAAAGTTTCCATACTTTCGAAATAAGCAATcgcttaaaaatttataacgaATAGTCCTGGACCCTTACAATACCATCTAGATATCATAATTAATGAACCGGGGTTTTGATAGTGAATTATGACTGAATTAATTACACGGgctttaatgataaaaatatcaggTGATGGCATGAAATAACGCTACCAGAGCTCGTGTTTTACGTTGTTATACTCATCAGTAAGAGTCATATAAgattaaaaaagatatttgtattcaacaaataattttactaagaCTTTAATGCCATTGAAGCCAATAGCAACGACTGCGgtggtattgaaataaatcaatgattaaaaaacattatacggattataaattatataatcggCACGTtcgattaaattataaattataattatgttttgatattatCTCGAAAACGTGTTTGTTATCGTTTTGTTTgttcacaaaaatatgtagtGCTATCCTTGATCCGatagtaatatttacataattagatGCTTTTATCAGAccatacataaatttatttcgtttctaTATAGAGCAGAAAAGTGTTGGAGAGGTAATTTTGCAGACAGCTAGGTAATCATACGGCCCATAGAGGTTATAAAAAGGCCTCAGATCTTTAGAAGAGTGTCATGTTTTGGTCATAAATGCGATCTGTCTTTTTATAGAGTATTCTTTcctgtatataaattaagtttcgAGACGTAAATAAATCGcatctttaaaatttcgtctAACCACCGAAAGTCGATGTTACATTCGATAGtttgtcattttaaatattgtgaatCATAAACTcaatttaatgtgtttttgCACTCGcgtaattctaaaggtgcgacATAATAGATCGACTCCCGAATACAAGACTAAAGGCCTATTTCAAAACGTATGAGTAACAAAActttgcataaatatttaaatcgacCAAATGCAAAAGTCACTCTAATCGTATGCTCTTAAATCAATGATATTAAAGCAACTAGGTACTATCTAATTTACgtatttaatacttttactgtcatataataataataataataatatcagccctgtattatatacttgcccactgctgagcacgggcctcctctactactgagagggattaggccttagtccaccacgctggcctagtgtagattggtagacttcacacaccttcgaaattcctatagagaacttcttagatgtgcaggtttcctcacgatgttttccttcaccaaaTAATGTTTACTTCTGTCAAATAAtgtttacttgaaacttgtgataGTGGCCTTAATTATTCATACTCAATATCAATCATGTTTCAAGGTGTGCCAACGATATCcagtgtattaaaaataaaaaataaaatagcttattGGTGGCGAAGCTTCTTACCAACATTAGGAGGATTGGAGTACGTGTAAGGGAAGGCTAGGACCAGAAGTCCGGCTGCAGAGGTGGCTGCCAGCCATGCTGAGAGGGCGAAGTGCCGTCGGCCTCCGCCCCACCAGCCCAAAATAGCTCCGAGCGCACATTCTACTACACCACCCGCTACTATCACCAGATCTGGAAAAAAAACCATGGGTAAATTGTTTTTGACCCTGATGAAGATCTTGTTATAGAAGATCTTTTGAAATGTAAAGTCGATAGTAGAAGtggattgttttatttaatttaatgatttctacGTTTTTATAAccttatcattatcatcatcatcagccatataaATTGCTGTACaaaggcctcccccaaagatttcgaGACGGACCTgttgaattttttgtttttatatgatgatatttttatatgattttttttattttatattttttattttaatatttttttattaatgaaacttTTTGCTTACTACAATAGTAACTGGTCCCTACCTTCAATAATAGCTGAGTTGAACCCCTCAGTGGCGTCCCTCCTCAGCAGCAGGAGGACGTTGGTCTCCAGCAGGATGACGATCAGCAGCGTGCCCTGCAGGAATAGGTCGAAGCGCTTGATCGTCAAGATGTAGGTGCGCAGGAAGTGCCATAGCTTAAATATTACTGaaacaaattgatatatttttctgtttaagGGTTGAAAGAGGAATATCATGGCTTTTGCCAGTTAAGTTAGGTTCTATGTACTAAGGTGTAAAGCATTTGGACATTGCACGTCCTCAATTTTTAGACTGAGGATGATCAGTCAGAAAAAAGCTaatatgtatttactattttaacCGAACTGACGATAGAACCCGTCTGCAGACATTTTTAAAGTCATAATCATAATAGTGTAGTGTTTCTGTTAGTATCTAGTGACTCCTCGGTGGCGTACTTATATTCCGTGTCCGGTACAACAACGCTCTATCGTCCTGGTTCGAAGTCCGGGTTAGGAAAAGCAATATTGTGCTTAATTTGCTGCGCTTAAGtcacttttagtttaaattatgtgcatgttgagttttcctaacttgggcttacattatagctataagttataatatttaaattattgcaatcgtagtgttaagtctgctgaaaaacctaataaataaataaatatttggtttttctcTGAATTAGCATGGGGTCTGGATTTTCTGCTTTATATGGCCTCcgatcacatcataggacaaaACACTGCCCTTGAAGTGGCTGTAGTGGCCTTAAAGTGGCTGTTCTTGTTGTACCTCCATCTACCACTTCAGGCTAAAGGCGACTTGTTAAATGTCGTCGAAACGTTGGAAGAACAATAAAACTAATAGCCACGAAAGAATTGCTTATTTCAAAAGGTAAATTGTCTGCAT
Protein-coding regions in this window:
- the LOC115444327 gene encoding solute carrier organic anion transporter family member 2B1; the encoded protein is MFKNKSVIFKLWHFLRTYILTIKRFDLFLQGTLLIVILLETNVLLLLRRDATEGFNSAIIEDLVIVAGGVVECALGAILGWWGGGRRHFALSAWLAATSAAGLLVLAFPYTYSNPPNVELCGGDTISGSRPPSVIGIDDNAPARTSTLILTFILCALTQISIFAHGFTYLDDHEPHNGPYFYGILISIRLSLGLSGTNWLRASSTSDDWWEAHLSICMLTFMFAVLFTLFPKRMPQWEDEEILVDTDFLPSLGRVARNKAIILQTGALACLTISVLCFVNYDVAYVQARFNIEGIRQDPRTSRTLTDVFRSFVIIFFIMIFRVRFSVWRRDGVKANTASRVGGVVCIFVAVFFIVLAALSCDVAEIEGFEQSGYIQPACSAQCGCSSERYGFSPVCGLDSSTTFFSPCNAGCSELEDLNGFIVYNCTCGAQRAVRGACALDSCRLVFGVYQIFYTLILAVSGAAFVMQSMVLVRAVRRVDKPTAMGLSSAVIALVSFVLGKLLYMLISYLTCGYSHDGLCLLHKPSLWTMCAASSFFALASAGVSLLASRVPPEPTTEL